Genomic window (Oryza sativa Japonica Group chromosome 3, ASM3414082v1):
CCATGTATGGACTTGGGTTCACAATTCGTAAAGCTCGATAGACTTCAAATGGATTGGCGTATGTTCGCCTCTCAAACCTCTGGCTTAAAACAATCTGGAAAATATCACCAGCCATAATATGCTCCTTAGCCTGCATAACAGCATTCTTGTACTCATCACTTGTCATGGTTGATTTGTTCAAAGGTGTACCAAACTGCCGAGTGTGTAACTTTACAAATCCTGGAGAAAGCTTGGGTCTGGAGTGAAAATGAAATAAGATATAGAAGCTGTGAGCACCAAAGCAGAATTAGCAAAACACAGGATTGAAGGAATGGGCACAGGTTAGCTTACACATTTGAATTGTGCACTTTAGATAGCAACAGGTTCAGCCGGGACTTGCCATCTTGGAATGCATCCTCGGTGGTTGCATGCCGATCAAGATTTACCCAATGGATGACATATACTTTCTGCAGCAAACACATGAACCAAAGAATTTGAAATGGATATAGGTTTTCCACAAGTTGTAACTCACGGTCTCACATTTGCAGCAAGTTCAAATTCTGGAACTACCAATCTACAAGTTATTTTATGTCACAAACAGGATGAGCTCCGTGGTTTCTGCTGTTGTTGGCAACCAAAGAGAAGAAGCACAGGTTTGCAATTTGGCTTCAAATTTAGTGTAGGAAATAGTGTGTTATATATTACTAGCTAAATTGTGCATTGCAACAGAtttcaaaaaatatatctaaAGTTCTTgactaaaaattatatttttgttgGAAAAATGCATATATAATTTGCAAGCAAACATCGAACCACAAAAACCAAACCACATTCACAGAGATATATATTTATCCAGCCTTAGAAGATCCCACCAAATCTAAGGGATGGAAGATTCACCACCACTACTAGGTTCTTTTataaagagattttttttcttttgttactGAAAGAGATGCTCCTACTGATAGTCTGATGGTGATGAAGAAAATCCAAAGTATAGGTTGATTCTATGATAATCCTCCTCCCAGGCAATCAAATAAAATAGCCCATAATGAGATAAAGGAAATGACACTGAAGAATAAGCACCTTCTCGACATTGTCGAAGACGAGAACATCATCATAAAGCCCAAGGTGAACATCAGGAAGGTTCCTATCGTCCTGGGGAGCACCGGAGAAGGGCAGCTTCTTCTTTTCAACATAACGGACTGTATCATAGGAAAAGAACCCGACCCATCCACCTAtcacaaacaaagaaaccaaatGCCATGGTTCACATTTCATAACCAACAAAATCAAATATTCCCCATTTCTTCTTCCTACTGTTTGATTTCGTTAGCTCACCGGTGAAGGAATCGGGGAGCTGATCGATCTGCTGCGGGTGCCATCCTTCCATCATGCTCCTGGGGATCTGCATAGGATCATCCACGACCTGCTCCGTCACCTTGCCCTTCTCGTGGTCCATGATTGTGACCTTGTGCTCCTTTGCCACGACCTCCATCACTGGGTGGGCTCCCACCATGCTATAGCGACCCTTCGAAGTTCGAACCAATCAAGGCACGCAGTGTTATTTGCCAAAGGATAAGAATCGATAAGGGAGCAGATTGGAAGGTGGAAGAAcatggaggggaggggaggggagaaggcCGTACGACGTTGGTGGTGCCCTCGGGCCCCTGCTCGACGGACTCGAAGAGGAAGCTGGGCGTCTCCATGTTGTCCTCGGGGACGAGGCAGCGGTAGGCGAGCACGGGGGTGAGGTGGTCGGAGACGATGCACTCCCACATGGGCACCAGGTTGCCCTTCCCGCTCCCACGCTCCGCCGCCTCGAAGAAgcgcctcctgtcctcctccgccgcccgcgccgccgcgctcccgtTGATCACCGCGCTTGCCTCTGGCTTCCCCGCGGAGCACCTCACGCCGCCGCGCctactcgtcctcctcctccctcctgccgctaccgccgccctcgctctaaccggggccgccgccgccgccggagtggcggggcgggcggcgaggcgcgaGGGCGtgaacgtggcggcggcgatggactcCATTGCGATAGGCTTTTTTTCCACAGCTCGTCAACTCCACTTCCCCCCACTACGATTTGGAGCACACGCGAATGGGAGAGCGCGTATATATAAGGAAGATTCAGCGAGGCGACCCCAAAGGAGTTCGATTCTTGAATTCTTGGATTGAGACAGGCCGAAGTGGTAGTCGGATTTTACCAACACGgagtgggatttttttttttttcgtcttCCTCCCGTCGTGAGGAATGgttgtggccggcggcggctagcGAGATGGGTTTTTGGGTTTACTCTTCCTCGATGGGGAGAGGGAGACGGTGCCATTATAAACTGGGAAAAATACGTGGAAACTTAaaattacaataaaaaataaaatgtacGAGATTTGTTCACATCATCATAAGTACTCATGAGTAAATCGTGATGACGTGGATAAATGTCGGACGTCCATTTTTCGATCCAACTGTATTGTATTTTTtaagtttccactacatatttCCCCTTATAAACTTacctattttaaaatatatcattgTTATTTACTATTCCTATTTGAATTTTACAATTATTTTTGATATATTACTATTTTATATATCTATCTGGTGGATTCATTAAAAATTTTGATCAGCTTACCcttctcccttcccctctccacTCACTCATTTTCAATGAAATGAGCCTAACCACGATGGTCACCGatccacctccacctctccGGCGGCCATCTCTCCCTATCCCCTCGCCACCGTCGCGCGTTCCCTCCCCTCTACCAACCCATCTCCTCCTCTAGCGTGTGTATCAGGGAAAGGGAATAATTCGAGGTCAACCTCGTTTGGCCACCTTATTGTTCCCCTCAAGCCGAACGGAACCTCATCTTGAATTCAGGCGCCACTTAGAGACTCTGTCGTCGTCAAGCAAGTGTAGGTTGGCGAGCCACCTAGGCATGGCCAGCGTGCTTGTCAATGATGGAGGTGGATTCGATAGTGGAGTGACGAGGAACACAAACGTAGGATGTCAATGGCGGTATCGAGGTCGCCGATTTTACTCTGCCCGAAGTGAGAGGGgatggagaggaagagaggggaacCGCCGACCCAGACCTCGCCATGCACCACTGCCGGAATGAGTAGacaggggagaggaagagggtaAGTAGTAAGTAGTGGTAAGTAGTGGTATATCTCAAATAGATGTAAAGTTGTAATGTCATGGGACCAAATAGGTGAATGgtaatgatattttttaagAGTTGCAAATTTGTTAtgacatggatccaattaacccaaaaaataaaagaggGGATAAGAAACAACCATGCTCTCACTagttactacttcctccgtttcatattataaaactttttagcattgttcatattcatataaatattaatgaatctatacatacatatatgtctgattcattaatatctatttaaatgtgggcaatgctagaaagtcttataacctgaaacggagtgagtagtAATGTTCTCTTCATctagaataagtttattttttatttcctcacgtttgtcccaaaataagtttatttttaagtaattatcGTATCAGAGTTTATGAAAATACGGGATGAATGTgttaaaaatagataaaaatAGGGAATAATTACATTAAGATTTGATAAAGTGaaggtatttttttaaaagtttgtaTTGGTATGTTGCAGGAtgagtaaaaaataaacttgttTTAGAACGGATGATGTAGCAGTTGCCATCAATAGTCTCTAAATCGTGGGCAAAATCTGATGTGATTTGCCTCGTTAGAGACGTGGAACAAATCAGCATACCGGCCCGGACGAGACCAGGTTAACGATTGTTTCGATCAACACAGGAAAAAAACAGATCCCGACTGAAATTTTAGATGCTTGTAaggattttaaatttaaaatcgTAAAACCGATTATGAAAAGTTCAATCGAAATTTAGCAAAAACGATGGTACCACAGCAACGCAGAATACCCACGTGCCCCCACCATTCCACCAACCACTCCCGAGTAAACAAGTCCATTCAACTTCAAATCAAACCACAGCGCCGGTGAATTGGCGGAGTCTGTCGCTCGCGTCGGTCGCGCGGGGACGGCGATGGGCTCGGCCCGCGGAGCCGGACAGACCGGACCGGACCACTCACGCTCACGCCTGAATTTGCCGGTGCATCGCACGTTGCTCACGCATAGTACAACGCACCATAGTGCACTGTGCACCGCTGTAGCCTGTAGCTGTAGGGTGGACGAGCGAAACAGTCGTGCGCAccgtctcgtcgccgtcgcctcgcctgTGACCGTGCCACCGTGCGCGAAGCTGCGCGGAAGCGTActcgcgcgcccgcgcccgcggcaccacggcgacggcaacggtagGTGGgtctcccacctctctctcccgtccCGCGCGTGTCCGTTTCGTTGTGCGCCACCCGCGCTCTCGGTCTCTTTCTCTCCGCGAGATAAACAAGACGATGACGGGGAAGAAAGCGATGGCAGATGTGGCCATGGCGCATGTGGGGGCATGGTTTGCACGACGAGGGGAGGTGCGATGGCGCAACATGCCGGCGTGCCGCTCCCTCCGTCCGTCCTCGGCGACACCGAAGTCTTCGCGCTTTTAGGTTTTTGTGTGTTGGAAATGGAATACGGTGGTGGCTCGGTGACGGAGACCATCGACCGAGAACAGTCAACCGACGGCCGGGCCAACGGTCAGCGTCAGCCGGCGACAACGGTCTCGAGACGGTGCTGAACAACGCAGACTCGTCCACGCAAAAACCATTTGAAGTTCTCAACTGGATTCTCCCCCAGATCAATAAATAAAGTTTGGATCTTCCTTGTACACGAGTACTAACTAACACAAATTAGGACGACGTGATGTTCTCTGATCGAGCCCGGTACTTGACTACCTGTCCGGTGGCCACTTTGAACCGGCGtctcttttattattttgcCGTTCAGGGGTTGTTCACTTAGACCCATCCCATTAGCAGCAGTGTTACTGAAAAAACTCAATAAATCACGGGTCAGTTTCATACATCAAGGGGACATGAAAAATGTCAATATCAACAAATCTAAACTGCTCAGATTGATCCGGATATAAAcaaaaaggaaggaaacagaGAGTTATATTGTTTGCTCGTTTTCTTCACGGATGGAAAGGCTATCCATCAATCATGCTATAAAGAAAAGGATTTTGTCACGTCTTTTTCAGCTAATTCACCCCATCATTGAAATGTACTATTTGGTCCACCATTAAAATttatgttttctaaaaaaaaatattctactaCTTACGCCTCatgtttaaaacttttaaatttattttttttcaaatatttaatttattcttaCGATCAACTAGCTAATCTGCGATAGTAATCCGCTCAACACCTTAAATCAAAGAGAGGTAAGTTGCTGAGGTCTACATGAGGGAGCAAGGTTGCTGAGGTAAGTTGCAAGTGAAGCCTATGGGGAACATGGATGGAGCTTCAAACCAAGAAGATTGCAATGAAGCTGTTTGGGTTGTCCTTCAAAACTCCTTG
Coding sequences:
- the ASA2 gene encoding anthranilate synthase alpha subunit 2, chloroplastic, whose protein sequence is MESIAAATFTPSRLAARPATPAAAAAPVRARAAVAAGGRRRTSRRGGVRCSAGKPEASAVINGSAAARAAEEDRRRFFEAAERGSGKGNLVPMWECIVSDHLTPVLAYRCLVPEDNMETPSFLFESVEQGPEGTTNVGRYSMVGAHPVMEVVAKEHKVTIMDHEKGKVTEQVVDDPMQIPRSMMEGWHPQQIDQLPDSFTGGWVGFFSYDTVRYVEKKKLPFSGAPQDDRNLPDVHLGLYDDVLVFDNVEKKVYVIHWVNLDRHATTEDAFQDGKSRLNLLLSKVHNSNVPKLSPGFVKLHTRQFGTPLNKSTMTSDEYKNAVMQAKEHIMAGDIFQIVLSQRFERRTYANPFEVYRALRIVNPSPYMAYVQARGCVLVASSPEILTRVRKGKIINRPLAGTVRRGKTEKEDEMQEQQLLSDEKQCAEHIMLVDLGRNDVGKVSKPGSVKVEKLMNIERYSHVMHISSTVSGELDDHLQSWDALRAALPVGTVSGAPKVKAMELIDELEVTRRGPYSGGLGGISFDGDMLIALALRTIVFSTAPSHNTMYSYKDTERRREWVAHLQAGAGIVADSSPDDEQRECENKAAALARAIDLAESAFVDKE